The window CGCATGCGCTCTGAATGTCTCCAGATTAACACAAATAATGGACAAGCAGGGTGATTATTGCAGTAGGTCATGCAGTTTACAGTCACAAGAAGCTGCATGTTGGGATTGCGTTTCTTTGTTAAGCTGGAGATGTTGCACATAAAACGTTAGTGCCGCTGCAGTTGGTTTGACTGAATTGATGACACATTTATGCAGGAGTGTATTACACAGCATAGTTGGCAATGGCAGCACAAAGTAATTTTTTCCTTTGCATTTCACTGTTTCCGAGCTGTTTGTTATTAGAGAAAGGGCGCCCCTTAGAGAATACAGAAGTCTTTGCAGCTTCAAgactctttttcttctctcctccattGGGCCTTGGTTAAATTCCCTCCTTGTTTTCCCcccatgtaggtgaagggagaCGAGTACAATCACAAGTTTGTCCATCCACTCAGCATGATCGGTGAAGACGCTGTCTCCCATCAGCAGTGAGTACACCGAGATGAACGAGGGCCGAAGGCAGGGAGGAGGGGCTATCACTGTGGAGGCTGATGTCATCCTCCACACCGTGAACCCTGGCCTTGTCACGCCTTCTGACAGAGATGGGAATTTATGTCCAGGTTATGTCCAAGGATTCCTGCAGGACGACCAGGATTTCAGCCCTCCCCCTGTGTTTGAGAAGGAATACCTGTTGGACGGAAGACTGATGGAGAATAACCATATCGATCATCAGAAAGGTAACGGCTCGTACATCTCAAGAGCTGATAAGTTTCACCTCTCCAGTGATAAGGGAACTCCGGATTTCCCTCCTCACGCTGACTCCGCTGTGTCCAATCACATTGCTGGCATGCATCAAAATTGTGCAAGCAGTGAAACCCACAATGGCGCCAGACCTAAAGTGTCTTACAGTGCAGATTCCTCCGTAGGCTTGCCCAGCCAAGCCAAACAGGAAACTGATTGGTCAGTCCTAAAATCGAACCTCGGGCGCAGGGACAGCAGCCAGGAAGCTGAAAATACACAGTCTGAAAAAGAGCCTGATTTAGTCATCGAAGTCGGCGGCCAGACGATCAACGCTCACAAGTCTGTCCTGGCAGAGAAGAGTGACTACTTCAAAGCACGCCTGTCTCGAGACATCCTGAAAGTGAAGGGCATGAGTTACAAGACTTTGTCTACATTGATAGACTATGTTTACACTTCTCAGATGAATGTTTGCAAGGACAACGTTGTAGATGTCATCACGGGGGCTAAAATCCTCCAGATCCCCTGTGCCGTCCAGGCGGCGATGGACTCCATGTCTGCACAAATCACTGCAGAGAACTGCTACGAGATTGTGACCATCGCCAAAAAGCAGCGACTTAGTGAACTGAAGGAGACCGCCTACGGATTCATGAGCGACAACTTCCTCCAGATCCTCAAAGACCCCGCTGTGTACGGGCGCCTGACTGGATCGGAGCGGGATCTGATCCTGAGGAAGAGAATGGAGGGGAGGAAGACTCTGATGGTGGCGGAGATAAACGATGTGTTTGACCGTGTTGGGAGCCGGCCGCCGAGCCGCTGCGGCAGCCGACCACAGAGCCCGTTGTCGGTTGGGTCTTTGGAGGAGAATCATATGATTTACTACTTTAACGAAACAGCAAATGACTGGAGGCCTTTGACTGCGATGCCTGAGGACATAAACACTAAAGGGTGCGGGATCTGTACCATGCACAACTACCTGTTTGTGGCAGGGGGAATAAAGGGGTATGGGGACAAGGGCAAGGTCTCAGACAAGGTCTTCTGTTACAACCCCATAACCAACTGCTGGACTGAGGTCAGACCTCTGAACCAAGCTCGTGCCCAGCTAAAGCTTGTGTCTATGGATGGCTACTTGTACGCCATTGGAGGggaatgtttgtttacagtggAAAAATATGACCCTCGCATGGACCGCTGGACCACGGTGGCCCCCTTGCCCAAGGGAGCCTTCGCAGTGGCTCATGAAGCCACAACCTGCAGCGGAGAACTTTACGTTTCAGGAGGCTCTCTCTTCTACCGCCTTCTTAAGTACGACCCCAAGAGGGACGAGTGGCAGGAGTGCCCCTACAACAACAG is drawn from Siniperca chuatsi isolate FFG_IHB_CAS linkage group LG15, ASM2008510v1, whole genome shotgun sequence and contains these coding sequences:
- the LOC122861400 gene encoding kelch repeat and BTB domain-containing protein 11; this translates as MNEGRRQGGGAITVEADVILHTVNPGLVTPSDRDGNLCPGYVQGFLQDDQDFSPPPVFEKEYLLDGRLMENNHIDHQKGNGSYISRADKFHLSSDKGTPDFPPHADSAVSNHIAGMHQNCASSETHNGARPKVSYSADSSVGLPSQAKQETDWSVLKSNLGRRDSSQEAENTQSEKEPDLVIEVGGQTINAHKSVLAEKSDYFKARLSRDILKVKGMSYKTLSTLIDYVYTSQMNVCKDNVVDVITGAKILQIPCAVQAAMDSMSAQITAENCYEIVTIAKKQRLSELKETAYGFMSDNFLQILKDPAVYGRLTGSERDLILRKRMEGRKTLMVAEINDVFDRVGSRPPSRCGSRPQSPLSVGSLEENHMIYYFNETANDWRPLTAMPEDINTKGCGICTMHNYLFVAGGIKGYGDKGKVSDKVFCYNPITNCWTEVRPLNQARAQLKLVSMDGYLYAIGGECLFTVEKYDPRMDRWTTVAPLPKGAFAVAHEATTCSGELYVSGGSLFYRLLKYDPKRDEWQECPYNNSRKKSTDMVALKSFIYRFDVNREQGITVFKYNTIVKMWHDCSSQRLGSHLPFRCAVIGNCIYCVNKSQTLQFVVEEENAYFVEEPLRAPLEAKGVLFPFVLTLPEKPEKVT